A window of the Nibribacter ruber genome harbors these coding sequences:
- a CDS encoding oxidoreductase: MKIHVGLIGYGMAGQVFHAPFVEAVEGLELTRIRESREENILLAQERYPKAVVTAHVQDILKDDDIDLVIVAVPNSAHYSLAKEALLAGKHVVVEKPFTVTSAEAGELIELAKAQHKILTVYHNRRWDSDFKTVQKLVQQQLLGNLVEYRAHFDRFRNAIRPNTWKEQAVPGTTILYDLGSHLIDQALTLFGMPQSIWADIRSQREGSQIPDKFETILFYDKLKVVLTAGMLVREPGPRYILHGDKGSFLKHGLDVQEEALKQGLFPKDLPATWGVEPENLWGHLNTEIQGLHFLGKVESEVGDYRGFYENVKQAILGEADLEVKPEQARDVIRVIELAMQSSAEKRVVAVD; encoded by the coding sequence ATGAAGATACACGTAGGATTGATAGGCTATGGCATGGCCGGACAGGTGTTCCATGCCCCGTTTGTAGAGGCCGTGGAGGGTCTGGAACTCACCAGAATCAGGGAATCAAGGGAAGAGAATATTCTTCTGGCGCAGGAGCGCTACCCCAAAGCCGTGGTGACTGCCCATGTGCAGGACATCTTGAAAGATGATGACATAGACCTGGTAATTGTGGCCGTGCCCAACAGCGCCCATTATTCTCTGGCCAAGGAAGCCCTGCTGGCGGGCAAGCACGTGGTAGTAGAAAAACCATTCACCGTCACGTCAGCAGAGGCAGGTGAACTCATAGAACTGGCTAAGGCCCAGCACAAAATCCTCACCGTCTACCACAACCGCCGCTGGGACAGTGACTTTAAAACCGTACAGAAACTAGTGCAGCAGCAACTATTAGGCAACCTGGTAGAATATAGAGCGCACTTTGACCGGTTCAGAAACGCCATCAGGCCCAACACCTGGAAGGAACAAGCCGTGCCCGGCACCACCATCCTCTATGATTTAGGCTCCCACCTCATTGACCAAGCCCTGACCTTGTTTGGAATGCCGCAATCCATTTGGGCAGACATCAGAAGCCAGCGCGAAGGCAGCCAGATTCCTGACAAGTTTGAGACCATCCTCTTCTATGACAAACTAAAAGTGGTTCTCACGGCCGGCATGCTGGTGCGTGAACCCGGCCCCCGCTACATCCTGCACGGCGACAAAGGTTCTTTCTTAAAGCACGGCCTGGACGTGCAGGAGGAAGCCCTCAAGCAAGGCCTCTTCCCGAAGGACCTGCCCGCCACCTGGGGCGTGGAACCGGAAAACCTCTGGGGCCATTTGAACACTGAAATCCAAGGATTACACTTCCTAGGCAAAGTGGAGAGTGAAGTAGGGGACTACCGCGGGTTCTATGAGAATGTGAAGCAGGCTATTTTGGGAGAAGCAGATTTGGAAGTAAAGCCCGAGCAGGCGCGGGATGTGATTAGGGTGATTGAGCTGGCCATGCAGAGCAGTGCGGAGAAGCGGGTGGTGGCTGTGGATTGA
- a CDS encoding cold-shock protein has product MKNGKVKFFNDSKGFGFIKDAETNEEYFVHVSNLVDEIRENDEVTFELKEGRKGLNAVNVKLA; this is encoded by the coding sequence ATGAAAAACGGTAAAGTAAAATTCTTCAATGACTCCAAAGGATTTGGTTTCATTAAAGATGCAGAAACAAACGAAGAGTACTTTGTTCACGTGTCTAACCTGGTAGACGAGATCAGAGAAAATGATGAAGTAACTTTTGAGCTGAAAGAAGGCAGAAAAGGTTTGAACGCTGTTAATGTGAAGCTTGCATAA
- a CDS encoding polysaccharide deacetylase family protein, translated as MTRNRSWYFLLLPVLLLAGYFLLTFSGQTEAQAPKPAAASSTPSPTQATSAAPATTAPAANAPFKEVKATAESILARPQVPILCYHQIREWTAKDGKVGKDYIVKPAEFKAQMKMLADSGYHTILPDQLYAYLTEGKPLPSKPIMLTFDDTKLDQYTVAKPTLEKYGFKGVFFLMTVSIGRPNYMTKAQIKELSDQGHVIGSHTYDHHNVKKYEGKDWITQIEKPTKQLEAITGKPIRYFAYPFGLWRPEAIPELQKRGFAAAFQLATKRDQQDPLFTIRRIIASGYWSTRTLHNSIKNSF; from the coding sequence ATGACCCGGAACCGCAGTTGGTATTTCTTGCTCTTGCCCGTTTTGTTGTTGGCAGGCTATTTTCTTTTAACCTTTTCTGGGCAGACCGAAGCCCAGGCCCCCAAGCCGGCCGCGGCCAGCTCCACTCCATCACCCACGCAGGCTACTTCTGCCGCCCCGGCCACCACTGCACCTGCTGCCAACGCTCCCTTCAAGGAAGTAAAAGCCACCGCAGAATCTATTCTGGCCAGACCACAGGTGCCCATTCTGTGCTACCACCAGATACGCGAGTGGACGGCCAAAGACGGCAAAGTGGGTAAAGACTATATTGTGAAACCCGCTGAGTTCAAGGCCCAGATGAAGATGCTCGCCGACAGCGGGTACCATACCATCCTGCCCGACCAGCTCTACGCCTACCTCACCGAAGGCAAGCCTTTACCGTCCAAGCCCATCATGCTCACCTTTGATGACACCAAATTGGACCAGTACACCGTGGCCAAACCTACCCTGGAAAAATACGGTTTCAAAGGCGTGTTCTTTTTGATGACCGTGTCCATTGGCCGACCCAACTACATGACCAAGGCGCAAATCAAAGAACTCTCAGACCAGGGCCACGTGATAGGCTCGCATACCTATGACCACCACAACGTCAAGAAGTATGAAGGCAAGGATTGGATTACCCAGATTGAGAAACCTACCAAGCAACTAGAAGCCATCACCGGCAAGCCCATCCGCTACTTCGCGTACCCGTTTGGTTTGTGGAGGCCCGAAGCCATTCCAGAATTGCAGAAACGCGGCTTCGCGGCAGCCTTCCAACTCGCCACCAAACGCGACCAGCAAGACCCGCTCTTCACCATTAGACGCATCATAGCCAGCGGCTACTGGAGCACTCGTACCTTGCACAACAGCATCAAGAATAGCTTTTAG
- a CDS encoding pyridoxamine 5'-phosphate oxidase family protein: protein MDSINQNQPEKNHQDLHGAEAAKKMKDLAENAESCFFCTNIKASQPITTRPMAVLKADEAGNFWFLTSDDSHKIEELQQDPFVQLMFQGSKHSDFLTVYGNTEVSKDKAMIKELWNPMLKTWFTEGEDDPRITVLKVVPTGGYYWDNKHGNAVAFAKQAIGAATGVTLDDSIEGKLDMQ from the coding sequence ATGGATAGCATCAACCAGAATCAACCCGAGAAGAACCACCAGGATTTGCATGGCGCCGAGGCCGCCAAGAAAATGAAAGACTTGGCAGAAAACGCCGAAAGCTGTTTCTTCTGCACCAACATCAAAGCCAGCCAGCCCATCACTACCCGTCCCATGGCAGTCCTGAAAGCAGACGAGGCCGGTAATTTCTGGTTCCTGACCTCAGACGATTCCCATAAGATTGAAGAACTACAGCAAGACCCGTTTGTACAGTTGATGTTCCAGGGGTCCAAGCACTCAGACTTCTTGACCGTCTACGGCAACACCGAAGTGAGCAAGGACAAAGCCATGATCAAAGAACTCTGGAACCCCATGCTCAAAACTTGGTTCACTGAAGGCGAGGATGATCCCAGAATCACCGTCCTCAAAGTAGTGCCCACCGGCGGTTATTACTGGGACAACAAACACGGCAACGCGGTGGCGTTCGCAAAACAAGCCATTGGCGCAGCCACTGGGGTTACGCTAGATGATTCGATTGAAGGAAAGCTGGACATGCAATAA
- a CDS encoding trans-sulfuration enzyme family protein: MNYHPITQVIRTQTERTQEMEHATPLFLTSSFVFDNAEDMRAAFADETDDNIYSRFSNPSVQEFTDKMVALEGAEAGFATASGMSAVFASFMALLKEGDHLLACNSIFGSTHTVITKYLPKYGIEYSYVPADKPEEWEAAIRPNTKMLYIETPTNPGLDIIDLEWVGQLTKKHNILLNVDNCFATPVNQKPIEFGADLVVHSATKWIDGQGRVMGGVVVGKKELIKDIYLFCRSTGPALSPFNGWVLSKSLETLDVRMERHASNALKIATALQGHSKLSAVKYPFLPSHPQYEIAKKQMQNGGGLFCFELTGGLASGRKFLDSLQMLSLTANLGDTRSIASHPASTTHAKLTEEERLAVNITPGLIRISVGLEHADDILNDILQALEKC; the protein is encoded by the coding sequence ATGAACTACCATCCCATCACCCAAGTCATCCGCACCCAAACCGAACGCACCCAAGAAATGGAACACGCCACCCCGCTGTTCCTGACCAGCAGTTTCGTGTTTGACAACGCCGAGGACATGCGCGCCGCCTTCGCTGATGAGACCGACGATAACATCTATAGCCGGTTCAGCAACCCCAGCGTGCAGGAGTTCACCGACAAAATGGTAGCCTTAGAAGGAGCGGAGGCAGGCTTCGCAACGGCGTCTGGTATGAGTGCAGTGTTTGCCTCGTTCATGGCCTTGCTCAAGGAGGGAGACCATTTGCTGGCCTGTAATTCCATCTTCGGGAGTACGCACACGGTCATCACCAAGTACCTGCCCAAGTACGGCATTGAATACAGCTACGTGCCCGCAGACAAGCCCGAGGAGTGGGAAGCCGCCATCAGGCCCAATACCAAGATGCTCTATATTGAGACGCCCACCAACCCAGGCCTGGACATCATTGACCTAGAATGGGTGGGGCAACTGACCAAGAAACACAACATCCTGCTCAACGTGGACAACTGCTTCGCCACACCGGTGAACCAGAAACCCATAGAGTTTGGCGCTGATCTGGTGGTGCATTCAGCGACCAAGTGGATTGACGGGCAAGGGCGTGTGATGGGCGGCGTAGTGGTAGGCAAGAAGGAGCTTATAAAAGACATTTACCTATTCTGCCGAAGCACAGGCCCAGCACTGTCGCCGTTCAACGGTTGGGTCTTGAGCAAAAGCCTGGAGACCTTGGATGTGCGCATGGAACGCCACGCCAGCAATGCCTTGAAGATTGCCACCGCCTTGCAAGGCCATTCTAAACTAAGCGCTGTGAAGTATCCGTTTCTGCCCAGCCATCCGCAGTATGAAATTGCCAAAAAGCAGATGCAAAACGGCGGCGGCTTGTTTTGCTTTGAACTCACCGGCGGTTTAGCCAGCGGAAGAAAATTTCTGGATAGTCTGCAAATGCTGTCGCTCACGGCCAACCTGGGCGACACGCGGAGCATTGCCTCGCACCCGGCCAGCACCACGCACGCCAAACTCACCGAAGAGGAGCGCCTAGCCGTCAACATCACGCCCGGGCTTATCAGAATATCCGTAGGGTTGGAGCACGCAGATGATATCTTGAATGACATTCTACAAGCGCTGGAGAAGTGTTAG
- a CDS encoding OsmC family protein: MIRIELERTAGDYGFEAKDTNGHVITTDTSPEGGGTNAGVRPMQMLLMALGGCAGIDVVMILNKQRQTITHFKMLIDGERETGKEPALWTNIHVVYELGGTIDADKAERACQLSMDKYCSVAETLRRAGANITWEVKLIA, from the coding sequence ATGATACGAATAGAATTAGAACGCACCGCCGGCGACTACGGCTTCGAGGCCAAAGACACCAACGGCCATGTCATCACCACCGACACCAGCCCCGAAGGCGGCGGCACCAACGCTGGCGTACGTCCCATGCAGATGCTGTTGATGGCCCTGGGCGGATGTGCCGGCATTGATGTGGTCATGATCCTGAACAAACAGCGCCAGACCATCACCCACTTCAAAATGCTAATAGACGGCGAGCGCGAAACCGGCAAAGAGCCTGCCCTCTGGACCAACATCCACGTGGTCTACGAACTAGGCGGCACCATTGACGCAGACAAAGCCGAACGCGCCTGCCAACTCTCCATGGACAAGTACTGCTCCGTGGCTGAGACTTTGCGCCGCGCCGGCGCCAATATTACTTGGGAAGTGAAGCTTATTGCGTAA
- the metX gene encoding homoserine O-acetyltransferase MetX gives MNYFQYPHPFELENGQTLPALTLAYHAFGQLNAKKSNVVWICHALTANSDPLDWWNGVTADGKAINPKDHFIICANILGSCYGSTGPLSVNPETGQPYYAMFPQVTIRDMVRAHALLREHLGIEKIYLLAGGSMGGYQALEWCLREPGRIENLFLLATSAAESAWGIAIHTTQRLSIEADCTFGEASDTAGSKGLKAARAVGILTYRSFQILEQNQTDPDPEKLDNFRVSSYINYQGNKLVSRFNAYSYWILTKAMDSHHLGRGRGGNLADVLQQIHQKTLVIGISSDVLCPVQEQKFIAQHVPNAQYVEIESDYGHDGFIIEGERITQALQAWLPAIQ, from the coding sequence ATGAACTATTTTCAGTATCCCCATCCGTTTGAACTGGAGAACGGGCAAACCCTTCCAGCGCTCACTCTGGCCTACCATGCGTTTGGTCAGTTGAACGCAAAGAAAAGCAATGTAGTCTGGATTTGCCATGCCCTCACTGCTAATTCAGACCCATTGGACTGGTGGAACGGTGTCACCGCAGACGGCAAAGCCATCAACCCAAAGGACCATTTCATCATCTGCGCCAACATTCTGGGTTCCTGCTATGGCTCTACGGGCCCGTTGAGCGTGAATCCAGAAACCGGCCAACCCTATTATGCCATGTTTCCGCAGGTCACCATCCGGGACATGGTCAGGGCGCACGCGCTGTTGCGGGAGCATCTGGGCATAGAAAAGATTTACCTTCTGGCCGGCGGAAGCATGGGCGGATATCAGGCCTTGGAGTGGTGCCTGCGGGAGCCTGGCAGAATAGAGAACCTGTTCTTACTGGCCACCTCGGCCGCCGAAAGCGCCTGGGGCATTGCCATCCATACCACCCAGCGCCTATCCATTGAAGCTGACTGTACTTTTGGCGAAGCATCAGACACGGCCGGTAGCAAAGGCTTGAAAGCGGCCCGGGCCGTGGGTATTCTCACCTATAGGAGCTTCCAGATTCTGGAGCAGAACCAAACCGACCCAGACCCTGAGAAACTAGACAACTTCCGGGTCTCCTCGTACATCAACTACCAGGGTAACAAGTTAGTCAGTCGGTTTAACGCGTACAGTTACTGGATTCTAACCAAGGCCATGGACAGCCATCATCTGGGCCGTGGCCGAGGCGGCAACTTGGCAGACGTACTACAACAGATTCACCAGAAAACGCTGGTCATTGGCATTAGCAGTGACGTATTGTGCCCGGTACAGGAACAGAAGTTTATTGCCCAGCACGTGCCCAACGCTCAGTATGTGGAGATTGAATCTGACTATGGGCATGACGGCTTCATCATTGAAGGCGAGCGCATCACGCAGGCGTTACAGGCGTGGTTGCCGGCTATTCAGTAA
- a CDS encoding glycoside hydrolase family 15 protein, which produces MAKHTYDMGLIGNCAYLALIHKDTNIEWLCWPRFDSSFVFGPMMDRQKGGEFSLKPDAENFTSHQYYVENTNILCTEITCQEGSYRVTDFAPRFKQHQRYYKPLMLVRKVEPLAGSPRIKATCRPVGNYGQLELKRRRSSNHIAFLGLDEDVRLTTNASLSYILEDQYFVLNETLYFVLTYGAPLEANLESTVEAFLNQTKRYWHNWVKNTSISNFFQEQVIRSALALKIHQYEDTGAIIASPTTSLPEHPGSGRNWDYRFCWMRDTFYILNAFNNIGHFEEMERYFHFIANITAKDTPRYQPLYSISGQSKLTELELELEGYLGNKPVRIGNDAYTHIQNDVYGQILVALLPLYIDRRFNDAERIESQKLIYKTLYKIQDTMEEPDAGLWEFRDFAQYHTYTYLFHWAGAAAARSAARHFGDDQLHQLATDLMQQAAAKIEQCFDPERGVYTQAIGKNHLDASTLQLIMMHYIDPASEVAKTHLKAMERELKTPEGLFYRYKHADDFGVPQSTFLICAFWYIEALACVGRVDEALHEFENILQYTNHLGLLSEDVDSRDGSQWGNFPQAYSHVGLLNAAYRISKRLDRPSFL; this is translated from the coding sequence ATGGCGAAACACACGTATGACATGGGCTTGATTGGCAACTGCGCCTATCTGGCCCTGATCCACAAAGACACTAACATTGAATGGCTCTGCTGGCCACGTTTTGACAGCAGCTTTGTATTCGGGCCCATGATGGACCGGCAGAAAGGCGGCGAATTCTCTCTCAAACCGGACGCTGAGAATTTCACCTCGCACCAATACTACGTGGAGAACACTAACATTCTCTGCACAGAAATCACGTGCCAGGAGGGAAGCTACCGGGTCACTGACTTCGCGCCGCGTTTTAAACAGCACCAGCGGTATTACAAGCCGCTCATGTTAGTGAGAAAAGTGGAGCCGCTGGCGGGTTCGCCGCGCATAAAAGCTACTTGTAGACCAGTGGGCAACTACGGCCAGCTAGAGCTCAAACGAAGACGCAGTTCTAACCATATTGCGTTTCTGGGCTTGGACGAGGACGTGCGCCTGACCACCAATGCCTCTTTGAGCTATATCCTGGAGGACCAGTATTTTGTCTTGAACGAGACGCTTTATTTTGTACTCACCTACGGCGCGCCGCTGGAGGCCAACCTTGAGAGTACCGTAGAGGCGTTCTTAAACCAGACCAAGCGGTACTGGCATAACTGGGTCAAGAACACCAGCATCAGCAATTTCTTCCAGGAGCAAGTGATACGGTCTGCCTTGGCCTTGAAGATTCACCAGTACGAAGACACCGGTGCCATCATCGCCTCGCCTACCACCAGCTTGCCAGAACACCCCGGCAGCGGCCGAAACTGGGATTACCGCTTCTGCTGGATGCGCGACACGTTCTACATTCTCAACGCGTTCAACAACATTGGTCACTTTGAGGAGATGGAGCGGTACTTCCATTTCATCGCCAACATTACCGCCAAAGACACGCCGCGCTACCAGCCCTTGTACTCCATCAGTGGCCAGAGCAAATTGACAGAGCTGGAGCTGGAACTGGAAGGCTATTTAGGCAACAAGCCGGTACGCATTGGTAATGACGCCTACACCCATATTCAAAACGATGTCTACGGGCAGATTCTGGTAGCCTTGTTGCCGCTCTACATTGACCGCCGCTTTAATGACGCTGAGCGCATTGAGTCCCAGAAGCTGATTTACAAGACGCTGTACAAAATCCAAGACACCATGGAAGAGCCCGATGCGGGCCTGTGGGAGTTCCGGGATTTCGCGCAGTACCACACTTACACCTACCTGTTCCATTGGGCGGGCGCGGCGGCGGCAAGAAGCGCGGCCAGGCATTTCGGGGATGACCAGCTGCACCAACTAGCCACTGATTTGATGCAACAGGCCGCCGCTAAGATTGAGCAGTGCTTTGACCCAGAAAGAGGCGTGTACACGCAGGCCATAGGGAAGAACCACTTGGATGCCAGCACGCTGCAACTGATCATGATGCACTACATTGACCCCGCCTCTGAGGTAGCCAAAACGCACCTGAAAGCCATGGAACGCGAACTCAAAACCCCCGAAGGTCTCTTCTACCGCTACAAACACGCCGATGACTTTGGCGTGCCGCAAAGCACGTTCCTTATCTGCGCCTTCTGGTACATTGAGGCCCTGGCCTGCGTGGGCCGCGTAGACGAAGCCCTGCATGAGTTTGAGAACATCCTCCAATACACCAACCACTTGGGCTTATTGAGCGAGGACGTAGACTCCAGAGACGGAAGCCAGTGGGGCAACTTCCCGCAGGCCTACAGCCACGTTGGGTTGTTGAATGCCGCCTACCGCATCTCTAAACGACTGGACAGACCTTCTTTCTTGTAA
- a CDS encoding bifunctional alpha,alpha-trehalose-phosphate synthase (UDP-forming)/trehalose-phosphatase, whose protein sequence is MSKTIIISNRLPIKVQRKEEGLAYETSEGGLATGLGSIYKEGDNVWIGWPGLSFEDEEEEKQVVQDLKQQSMHPVFLTESEIKEFYEGFSNETLWPSFHYFSQYTVYDDAYWAAYQHVNQKFCQAVMELAQPGDTIWVHDYQLLLLPAYIREAFPDSSIGFFQHIPFPSYEVFRMLPWREQILKGMLGADLIGFHTYDDARHFLSSVSRIAGMNTAQGLIDNGHRQIMVDAFPMGIDYTKYAQLAGSPEMKEKLIPYHEVLHDQKVILSIDRLDYSKGIPARLQAFELLLQEYPEFREKVTLFMLVVPSRDQVEKYKELKETIDELVGRINSSYRTITWNPIQYFYRSFPIEELSALYTVADIALITPMRDGMNLVCKEFIASKLDQKGVLILSEMAGASKELSEAIIINPNDLGQMVQAMREAMIMPEEEQQTRMQHMQEVLKRYDIHQWVSIFMNRLEYIKLKQLSLATESLSKQERQQLLQDYTRGQQRILFLDYDGTLTGFTQNPKHAFPDEELLHLLECLTQESKNRVVIISGRDRNTLQQWVGHLPVDIIAEHGVWMRPQTQEWQMMHHLTNEWKTEVRPIMDMHVSRTPGSFIEEKDYSLVWHYRKVDPTLGELRARELGNHLQFMAANINLQVMEGDKVLEIKNVEVNKGIAVLRWLELLPHDFLLAIGDDRTDEDMFKMMPEDAYTIKVGSQRSLAKYHLDSSKEVRKLLQEVCDQ, encoded by the coding sequence ATGTCTAAAACCATTATTATTTCAAACAGACTCCCCATTAAAGTGCAGCGAAAAGAAGAGGGGCTGGCGTATGAAACAAGTGAAGGAGGTTTAGCCACAGGCTTAGGTTCCATTTATAAGGAGGGCGACAACGTCTGGATTGGCTGGCCCGGCCTTTCCTTTGAGGACGAAGAAGAAGAAAAACAGGTTGTTCAGGACCTCAAGCAGCAGAGCATGCACCCGGTCTTTCTCACTGAAAGCGAGATCAAAGAGTTTTACGAGGGCTTCAGCAATGAGACGCTTTGGCCTTCCTTCCACTACTTCAGCCAATACACCGTTTATGATGATGCCTATTGGGCTGCCTACCAGCACGTGAACCAGAAGTTCTGCCAGGCGGTGATGGAACTGGCCCAACCCGGCGACACTATCTGGGTGCATGACTACCAATTACTCTTATTGCCGGCCTATATCAGAGAAGCGTTTCCAGACAGCAGCATCGGGTTTTTCCAGCACATACCGTTCCCTTCTTATGAGGTGTTCAGAATGCTGCCCTGGCGCGAACAAATCTTGAAAGGCATGCTGGGCGCCGATCTGATTGGTTTTCATACCTATGACGATGCCCGCCACTTCCTGAGCTCCGTGAGCCGCATTGCGGGTATGAACACCGCCCAAGGCCTCATTGACAACGGCCACCGCCAGATTATGGTAGACGCGTTCCCCATGGGCATTGACTATACCAAGTACGCGCAGCTGGCCGGTTCTCCAGAGATGAAGGAAAAACTCATTCCCTACCATGAGGTGCTCCATGACCAGAAAGTAATTCTCTCCATTGACCGTCTGGACTATTCCAAAGGTATTCCGGCGCGGTTGCAGGCCTTTGAGCTGCTGTTGCAGGAGTACCCGGAGTTCAGGGAGAAGGTGACCTTGTTCATGCTAGTAGTGCCGTCCAGAGACCAGGTTGAAAAGTATAAGGAGCTCAAAGAAACCATTGACGAACTGGTGGGCCGCATCAACAGCTCTTACCGCACCATCACCTGGAACCCCATTCAGTACTTCTACCGCTCGTTTCCCATTGAGGAACTTTCTGCTTTATATACGGTGGCAGACATTGCGCTCATCACGCCCATGCGCGACGGCATGAACCTGGTCTGCAAGGAGTTTATTGCCAGCAAGCTGGACCAGAAGGGCGTGCTTATTCTAAGTGAGATGGCCGGTGCGTCCAAAGAACTGTCAGAGGCCATCATCATCAACCCCAATGACCTGGGCCAGATGGTACAGGCCATGCGCGAGGCCATGATCATGCCCGAAGAGGAGCAGCAAACCCGCATGCAGCACATGCAGGAGGTGCTCAAGCGCTATGACATTCACCAGTGGGTGAGCATTTTCATGAACCGCCTGGAGTACATCAAACTCAAGCAACTAAGCCTGGCCACCGAGTCATTGTCTAAACAAGAGCGCCAGCAACTGCTGCAAGACTACACCCGGGGCCAGCAGCGCATCTTGTTCTTGGATTATGACGGCACGCTCACCGGCTTCACCCAGAATCCCAAACATGCCTTCCCAGATGAAGAACTTTTGCATTTGCTGGAGTGTCTGACCCAGGAATCTAAAAACCGGGTGGTCATCATCAGTGGCCGTGACCGGAATACGCTGCAACAGTGGGTGGGACACCTGCCCGTAGACATCATTGCCGAGCACGGCGTCTGGATGCGTCCCCAAACCCAGGAGTGGCAGATGATGCACCACCTCACCAATGAGTGGAAGACCGAGGTTAGGCCCATCATGGACATGCACGTGAGCCGCACCCCTGGTTCCTTCATAGAAGAAAAGGATTACTCCCTGGTGTGGCATTACCGCAAGGTAGACCCAACCCTGGGTGAACTCAGGGCCCGCGAGCTGGGCAACCACCTGCAGTTCATGGCCGCCAACATCAACCTACAGGTCATGGAGGGCGACAAGGTGCTGGAGATCAAAAACGTGGAGGTGAACAAAGGAATAGCCGTGCTGCGGTGGTTGGAACTGCTTCCGCATGACTTTCTGCTGGCCATAGGCGATGACCGCACCGACGAGGATATGTTCAAGATGATGCCGGAGGATGCCTATACCATTAAAGTAGGCAGTCAGCGCTCATTGGCCAAGTACCATCTGGATAGTTCTAAGGAGGTAAGGAAGTTGCTGCAGGAGGTATGTGACCAATAA
- a CDS encoding mechanosensitive ion channel family protein, translated as MELLGQLKHFTLDHLSQFMQGLSVIVGALLAGILLKWVIFKVLAAYQHWFPHVWVEGMLRKLPKPVAYFLPLLILSTALPLVPLAPKPFEVMRRFMEILLTCAFAYFLIGWVNVVQFRIRKKHQLDKEDNIRERRLFTQLQFIRRFVIILIIFFAAALILMSFPTVRKIGTGLITSAGIAGVIIGFAAQRSLANLLAGFQIAFTQPIRIDDVLVVENEWGRVEEINLTYVVMRLWDQRRLVLPINYFIEKPFQNWTRTNAELLGTVFLHLDYTAPVEVLRLELNRVLKETPLWDGRVGILQVTDSKERTLELRMLVSARDSGTAFDLRCLVREKLVDFVQKNYPECLPLTRTLVPGAADGGMII; from the coding sequence ATGGAATTACTTGGACAATTAAAGCACTTCACCCTAGACCACTTATCTCAGTTCATGCAGGGCTTGAGCGTCATAGTGGGGGCTTTGCTGGCGGGTATTCTTCTGAAATGGGTAATATTCAAAGTGCTGGCCGCCTACCAGCACTGGTTCCCGCACGTGTGGGTTGAAGGCATGCTGCGCAAGCTACCCAAGCCGGTGGCGTACTTTCTTCCCTTACTCATATTATCTACCGCCCTGCCTTTGGTGCCTCTGGCGCCCAAGCCGTTTGAGGTAATGAGGCGGTTCATGGAGATCTTACTCACCTGCGCCTTCGCTTATTTCCTCATTGGCTGGGTGAACGTGGTACAGTTCAGGATCAGGAAGAAGCACCAGCTGGACAAGGAAGACAACATACGCGAACGGCGGCTGTTCACGCAATTGCAATTCATACGCAGATTTGTCATCATCCTGATCATCTTCTTTGCCGCAGCCTTGATTCTCATGAGCTTCCCAACGGTACGCAAAATAGGAACCGGTCTCATCACTTCTGCGGGTATTGCGGGCGTGATCATAGGCTTTGCCGCGCAACGGTCGTTGGCCAACCTGCTGGCGGGCTTCCAGATTGCGTTCACGCAGCCCATTAGAATTGACGATGTGCTAGTGGTGGAGAACGAATGGGGCCGGGTGGAAGAAATCAACCTCACCTATGTGGTCATGCGCCTCTGGGACCAGCGCCGTCTGGTCCTGCCCATCAATTACTTTATTGAAAAGCCCTTCCAGAACTGGACCCGCACCAATGCCGAGCTTCTGGGCACGGTGTTTCTGCACTTGGATTACACTGCCCCGGTAGAGGTCCTGCGCCTGGAACTCAACCGGGTTTTAAAAGAAACGCCGCTCTGGGACGGACGCGTGGGCATTCTGCAAGTAACGGATTCTAAGGAACGTACCCTGGAGTTGCGCATGCTGGTAAGCGCCCGCGACTCTGGGACCGCCTTTGACCTGCGTTGCCTGGTGCGGGAGAAGCTGGTGGACTTTGTGCAGAAGAACTACCCAGAATGCCTGCCGCTCACCAGAACCTTGGTGCCCGGAGCAGCCGACGGCGGCATGATTATTTAG